A window of Arcobacter sp. CECT 8986 contains these coding sequences:
- a CDS encoding NADH-quinone oxidoreductase subunit A produces MSTELLLAGSVFVIMGLVLVSVFVLTRYLGPNNKDDKQKNTVYESGVSHPVGTTNLRFSIKFYLVAILFVIFDVEIIFMFPWAVNIRELGYLGLAEMFMFMALLFAGLIYIYKKKALSWD; encoded by the coding sequence ATGTCGACAGAACTACTTTTAGCAGGAAGTGTCTTTGTTATTATGGGCCTAGTTTTAGTATCAGTTTTTGTATTAACTAGATACTTAGGGCCAAACAATAAAGATGACAAACAAAAAAATACAGTATACGAAAGTGGGGTATCTCACCCTGTAGGTACAACAAATCTAAGATTTTCTATCAAATTCTACTTAGTAGCAATCCTTTTTGTAATTTTTGATGTTGAAATTATTTTCATGTTCCCTTGGGCAGTTAATATTAGAGAACTTGGATATTTAGGACTTGCAGAAATGTTTATGTTTATGGCATTGTTATTTGCAGGATTAATTTATATTTATAAGAAAAAGGCGTTATCATGGGATTAG
- a CDS encoding MalY/PatB family protein → MINYNFDEHINRKNTDCVKYDGLKKYFNIEDAKPLWVADMDFKTPDFILEDLKKCFDKQILGYPVITDKTYNSIISWYKKRHNINSFSKNDIQFTTGVVTALSACIEALSNEGDEVIIQTPVYFPFYSVVKDNNRKLILNELSNNNDYYTMDFDNLRSKITKKTKLLILCSPHNPVGRVWNEDELEQLMQICYENNIIVISDEIHSDLVFKKFTSILHLDKKYHNNIVLLNSPSKTFNLAGLKSSYIITKNNKIKEDIEQILEKRHITSLNIFGIESISSAYDKGEQWLEMLLNYLNKNIETLSENLNQNITFNKPEATYLVWLNFSKIEDTHKNIFQRLLHKSGIALNDGLTFGKEANKYFRLNISLPNKELKEALIDLNNEFS, encoded by the coding sequence ATGATTAATTATAATTTTGATGAACATATAAATAGAAAAAACACTGACTGTGTTAAATACGATGGATTGAAAAAATATTTCAATATAGAAGATGCAAAACCACTTTGGGTTGCAGATATGGATTTCAAAACTCCTGATTTTATCTTAGAAGATTTAAAAAAATGTTTTGATAAACAAATTCTTGGTTATCCAGTAATAACAGACAAAACATACAATAGCATAATATCTTGGTACAAAAAAAGACATAATATAAACTCTTTTTCAAAAAATGATATACAATTTACTACCGGAGTTGTTACTGCACTTAGTGCATGTATTGAAGCTTTAAGTAATGAAGGTGACGAAGTTATAATTCAAACACCTGTATATTTCCCTTTTTATTCAGTAGTAAAAGATAACAATAGAAAACTAATATTAAATGAGCTTTCAAATAATAATGATTACTATACAATGGATTTTGACAATTTAAGAAGTAAAATAACTAAAAAAACAAAACTTCTTATTTTATGTTCTCCTCATAATCCAGTAGGAAGAGTATGGAATGAAGACGAACTAGAACAACTAATGCAAATATGTTATGAAAATAATATTATTGTAATAAGTGATGAAATTCATTCTGATTTAGTTTTCAAAAAATTCACTTCAATTCTACATCTTGATAAAAAATATCATAACAATATAGTTTTACTTAATTCACCAAGTAAGACATTTAACTTAGCAGGATTAAAAAGTTCTTACATAATTACAAAAAATAATAAAATAAAAGAAGATATTGAGCAAATATTAGAAAAAAGACATATTACTTCTTTAAATATTTTTGGTATAGAATCAATATCTTCTGCTTATGATAAAGGTGAACAATGGTTAGAAATGTTACTAAATTACCTAAATAAAAACATTGAAACCTTAAGTGAAAATTTAAATCAAAATATCACTTTTAATAAACCAGAAGCAACATATTTAGTTTGGTTAAACTTCTCAAAAATTGAAGATACGCATAAAAATATCTTTCAAAGACTACTTCATAAAAGCGGTATTGCACTAAATGATGGCCTTACTTTTGGTAAAGAAGCAAATAAATACTTTAGATTAAATATTTCTCTTCCTAATAAGGAGTTAAAAGAGGCATTAATAGATTTAAATAATGAATTTAGTTAA
- a CDS encoding menaquinone biosynthesis decarboxylase, protein MEKAIELLKKHNLLKIIDEELDIYLEIPHVAYVEVKKEDSKAILFTNPVDKKSGKKFDIPVLMNVFGSKKAVELFIGESDKIGKEIESLLKMKPPVTFSEKLSTFGKLFALKNTIPKKLKGKGECQEVIKLGEDAKLSDLPILTTWEKDGGPFITMGQVYTTSLNGEMKNLGMYRLQVYDDNKLGMHWQIHKDSNHFFHEYKKAGKKMPVSIGIGGDPMYIWCGQAPLPIGVFELMLYGFVKNKNAQLVKSITNDIYVPKDNDFIIEGFVDTSKMKIEGPFGDHTGYYTLEEEYPFLEVSAITHKKKPTYLATVVGKPPLEDKYMGFATERIFLPLLKTTAPDLIDYYMPENGVFHNLIIAKIKTLYPGHASQMMHAFWGVGQMSFVKHAIFVNEDAPELTDHDEITKYILNRIDIDDMLVSRGVVDALDHSSPKFAVGGKLGLDCTGEEIDELGITLLSDEELFEKMTNITDEVKSLKQYYINTKNPVTVISVDKKRNQKHLFEDLKSVYENIKILVIVDDANQNDVNNPYMLIWRVVNNIDSNRDLYIDSNTVCIDGTNKNNFDNFKRRWPGDVDCTKEVIDSLKQRGILDIDEEFEKRFQL, encoded by the coding sequence ATGGAAAAAGCAATTGAATTGTTGAAAAAACATAATTTATTGAAAATCATTGATGAAGAATTAGATATATATTTAGAAATTCCTCATGTTGCATATGTGGAAGTTAAAAAAGAAGATTCAAAAGCAATACTATTTACGAATCCAGTTGATAAAAAGAGTGGAAAGAAGTTTGATATTCCTGTTTTAATGAATGTTTTTGGTTCAAAAAAAGCAGTTGAACTTTTTATTGGTGAATCAGATAAGATTGGTAAAGAAATAGAATCTTTACTAAAAATGAAGCCACCTGTAACTTTTAGTGAAAAATTATCTACTTTTGGAAAATTGTTTGCACTTAAAAATACAATACCAAAAAAACTAAAAGGAAAAGGTGAATGTCAAGAAGTTATAAAATTAGGTGAAGATGCAAAATTATCTGATTTACCTATATTAACTACTTGGGAAAAAGATGGTGGTCCTTTTATTACAATGGGACAAGTATATACAACTTCATTAAATGGCGAGATGAAAAATTTAGGTATGTATAGACTTCAAGTATATGATGATAACAAACTTGGTATGCATTGGCAAATACATAAAGATTCAAATCACTTTTTTCACGAATACAAAAAAGCTGGTAAAAAAATGCCAGTATCAATTGGAATAGGAGGTGATCCTATGTATATTTGGTGTGGGCAAGCTCCTTTACCAATTGGAGTTTTTGAGCTTATGTTATATGGCTTTGTTAAAAATAAAAATGCACAATTAGTAAAATCAATTACAAATGATATTTATGTACCAAAAGACAATGATTTTATTATTGAAGGTTTTGTAGATACAAGCAAAATGAAAATAGAGGGTCCTTTTGGTGATCATACAGGTTATTATACATTAGAAGAAGAGTATCCATTTTTAGAAGTAAGTGCTATTACTCATAAGAAAAAACCTACATACCTTGCAACAGTTGTTGGTAAACCACCATTAGAAGATAAATATATGGGATTTGCAACTGAAAGAATATTTTTACCATTATTAAAAACAACTGCTCCTGATTTAATTGATTATTATATGCCAGAAAATGGAGTTTTCCATAATCTTATTATTGCAAAAATCAAAACTTTATATCCAGGACATGCAAGTCAAATGATGCATGCATTTTGGGGAGTAGGTCAAATGAGTTTTGTTAAACATGCAATATTTGTAAATGAAGATGCACCAGAACTTACAGACCACGATGAAATTACTAAATATATTTTAAATAGAATTGATATAGATGATATGCTTGTATCAAGAGGTGTTGTTGATGCACTAGACCATTCAAGTCCAAAATTTGCAGTAGGTGGAAAGTTAGGATTAGATTGTACAGGTGAAGAGATTGACGAGTTAGGAATAACTTTATTATCTGATGAAGAGTTATTTGAAAAAATGACAAATATAACTGATGAGGTAAAGAGTTTAAAACAGTATTATATAAATACAAAAAATCCTGTTACTGTAATTAGTGTAGATAAAAAAAGAAATCAAAAACATCTTTTTGAAGATTTAAAATCTGTATATGAAAATATTAAAATATTAGTAATTGTTGATGATGCAAATCAAAATGATGTAAATAACCCTTATATGTTAATATGGAGAGTTGTTAATAATATCGATTCAAATAGAGATTTATATATCGATTCAAATACAGTTTGTATTGATGGAACAAATAAAAATAATTTCGATAATTTTAAAAGAAGATGGCCAGGAGATGTAGATTGTACAAAAGAGGTTATTGATTCTTTAAAACAAAGAGGAATTTTAGATATTGATGAAGAGTTTGAAAAAAGATTTCAACTATAA